Proteins found in one Candidatus Moraniibacteriota bacterium genomic segment:
- a CDS encoding class I SAM-dependent methyltransferase produces the protein MSVKNPKEFWSKISNLENWRDYILPRNNFADFDKEGYAEAQRLFYFYDKSSVVVDYGCGIGRVAKYVAPRTKKFIGLDINPDFVVKARDYVKEENVEFYTIDQFKNIEFADLVYSLMVLQHNDADHRQLIISHIHLLLKKGGVAIINFPRFESDYYQENNFLHKFKREEVDNYGCIFSSCRIIEGNLPNYEKEFNNKISHEYFIIARK, from the coding sequence ATGTCAGTAAAGAATCCAAAAGAATTTTGGTCGAAAATTTCAAATCTTGAAAATTGGCGAGATTATATACTACCGAGAAATAATTTTGCTGATTTCGACAAGGAAGGTTACGCAGAAGCCCAACGACTTTTTTATTTCTATGATAAAAGTAGTGTAGTGGTTGATTACGGCTGTGGCATTGGGCGGGTTGCAAAATATGTAGCTCCCCGAACGAAAAAATTTATAGGATTGGACATCAATCCCGATTTTGTAGTGAAGGCAAGGGATTACGTAAAGGAAGAAAACGTCGAATTTTATACTATTGATCAATTCAAGAATATAGAATTTGCAGATCTCGTTTATTCACTAATGGTTTTGCAACATAACGATGCGGATCATCGTCAATTAATAATAAGTCATATCCATCTATTATTAAAAAAAGGTGGTGTGGCAATCATTAATTTTCCCAGATTTGAAAGTGATTACTATCAGGAAAATAATTTCTTGCATAAATTTAAGCGTGAAGAAGTTGATAATTATGGGTGCATATTTTCTTCTTGCAGAATAATCGAAGGAAATTTGCCAAACTATGAAAAGGAATTTAATAATAAAATAAGCCACGAATATTTTATAATTGCAAGAAAATAA